Proteins from a genomic interval of Ptychodera flava strain L36383 chromosome 7, AS_Pfla_20210202, whole genome shotgun sequence:
- the LOC139136460 gene encoding tripartite motif-containing protein 2-like: MCSRGRGKFHRGFISHNRQVKEKETEAVDSKVAVQQVLDSLDSCFRKETDEVSQHIRQKVEEHTRLIQENGNKLLAELRAAYEKRKFNLTAQLKELDIAEDDLKCTRKYVETLLRYGNAPQVTSAKKGVEDQAGELLKLKTRVSPTEDDYMEFVRCDDVCKDWRLGEINLLRRETKKTDNIETKKDDDKDDPIAITQTEVVTQSISDELEPEFEENGKDKNKQKMKPMENDENKGLSKCMNFAEICQKASVSKKPEAVSPSKPLRTKRLVCKFGGRGSGTGQFIGLQAIKVMGNGDLLICEHNNGRLQSYTVGGKHRKTITFPKLDDFRPYDVALSGNGHLNITDYGNKHIIFCNENGKLIRCFGNGKLKHPMGVSVNPINGRVYVVDNKGHCVLIYNQDGSYIRSFGSFGSQEGQFRYPRYVFVDHGGNVFISDCVNHRIQVFDDDGRFLFAFGRDELFSPAGLAVDKHGYVYVTDNINNKVLKYDRQGEFVCRIDETHDGLKSPTGVCVTHDFKVAVCDHGNDCIKVYSQ, encoded by the coding sequence ATGTGTTCGAGAGGCCGCGGGAAGTTTCATCGAGGATTTATCAGCCATAATCGACAAGTGAAAGAGAAAGAGACGGAGGCCGTTGACAGCAAAGTTGCAGTACAACAAGTGTTAGACTCGTTGGACAGCTGTTTTCGGAAAGAGACGGATGAGGTTAGCCAGCACATCCGTCAGAAGGTCGAAGAACACACACGTCTGATACAAGAAAACGGAAACAAACTTCTGGCAGAACTGAGAGCAGCATATGAAAAACGGAAATTCAACCTAACAGCGCAATTGAAAGAACTGGACATCGCTGAGGATGACCTCAAATGTACCCGTAAATACGTAGAGACATTGTTGCGGTACGGGAACGCGCCACAGGTGACGTCAGCAAAGAAGGGAGTCGAGGACCAGGCGGGAGAATTGCTTAAACTAAAGACACGAGTATCACCGACGGAAGACGACTACATGGAATTTGTACGATGTGACGATGTTTGTAAAGATTGGAGGCTCGGTGAAATAAACCTGCTTCGAAGAGAGACTAAAAAAACTGACAACATCGAGACGAAAAAGGATGACGATAAAGATGACCCCATCGCCATCACCCAAACAGAGGTGGTGACCCAGTCCATCTCAGATGAATTGGAACCCGAGTTCGAAGAGAAtggaaaagataaaaataaacagaaaatgaaaCCCATGGAAAATGATGAGAACAAAGGATTGTCAAAATGCATGAATTTCGCAGAGATATGTCAAAAAGCATCAGTGAGTAAAAAACCAGAAGCGGTATCACCAAGTAAACCATTAAGAACGAAAAGGTTGGTGTGTAAGTTTGGAGGGCGAGGTTCAGGTACTGGTCAATTTATTGGTTTACAGGCCATAAAGGTGATGGGCAATGGGGATTTGTTGATCTGTGAACATAATAATGGACGATTGCAGTCTTACACAGTAGGGGGGAAACATCGTAAGACAATCACTTTTCCAAAACTTGATGATTTTCGCCCCTATGACGTAGCCTTGTCAGGGAACGGTCACCTTAATATCACCGACTATGGAAATAAGCACATTATTTTCTGTAATGAGAATGGCAAGCTAATAAGGTGTTTTGGCAATGGCAAACTTAAACACCCAATGGGTGTCTCCGTTAATCCCATTAATGGGAGGGTCTATGTTGTTGATAATAAGGGACACTGTGTCCTAATCTACAATCAAGACGGTAGCTATATTCGCTCATTCGGTAGCTTTGGTAGTCAGGAGGGCCAATTTCGATACCCAAGGTATGTCTTTGTTGATCATGGCggcaatgtttttatttctgaTTGCGTTAACCATAGAATACAGGTGTTTGACGATGATGGTCGTTTCCTGTTTGCATTTGGACGTGATGAGCTGTTTAGTCCTGCCGGACTCGCGGTGGACAAACATGGCTACGTGTATGTCACAGATAACATCAATAACAAAGTTTTGAAATACGACCGACAAGGGGAATTTGTTTGTCGCATTGATGAAACTCACGACGGCTTGAAAAGTCCGACTGGTGTTTGTGTGACCCATGACTTCAAAGTAGCAGTGTGTGATCATGGCAATGATTGCATCAAAGTGTATTCACAGTAA
- the LOC139136461 gene encoding tripartite motif-containing protein 2-like translates to MGVSVNPINGRVYVVDNKGHCVLIYNQDGSYNRSFGSFGSHEGQLRHPRYVFVDHSGNVYVSDCVNHRIQVFDGDGRFLFAFGRDQLYSPTGLAVDKHGYVYVTDNINDKILKYDRQGEFVCRIDDTRDGLKNPIGVCVTDDFISSSV, encoded by the coding sequence ATGGGTGTCTCCGTCAATCCAATTAATGGGAGGGTCTATGTTGTTGATAATAAGGGACACTGTGTCCTAATCTACAATCAAGACGGCAGCTATAATCGCTCATTCGGTAGCTTTGGTAGTCACGAGGGCCAATTGCGACACCCAAGGTATGTCTTTGTTGACCATAGTGGAAATGTTTATGTGTCTGATTGCGTTAACCATAGAATACAGGTGTTTGATGGTGATGGCCGTTTCCTCTTTGCATTTGGACGTGATCAGCTGTACAGTCCAACCGGACTCGCCGTGGACAAACATGGCTACGTATATGTCACAGATaacataaatgataaaattttaaaatacgaCCGACAAGGGGAATTTGTTTGCCGCATAGATGATACTCGCGACGGCTTGAAAAACCCGATTGGTGTTTGTGTGACCGATGACTTCATTAGTAGCAGTGTGTGA
- the LOC139136462 gene encoding E3 ubiquitin-protein ligase TRIM56-like: MAARDSNLLAEIDRNFLLCGICSERYRNAKILPCLHSFCEPCTNKLVKTSDSSITCPVCRRSHELPNGVSSISSNGFLNDLVDLFAKRESEDGSRNCQACEQEGATTRCIECAFEICQLCASAHTKFPLMKSHRLMSLDDYNAARCSDLTSIQPPVYCSAHREYQIEFFCDTCKEAICLKCTALDHGKPEHRYRCVQEAAGSFMENLSAIINKMKEKETETVQSKVAVQQVLDSLDSCFRKETDEVSQHIRQKVEEHTRVIQENGNKLQAELKAEYEKRKFNLTAQLKELDIAEDDLKCTREYVETVVAVWERATGDVSKEGSRGPDGRIA, translated from the coding sequence atggctgccagagaTTCAAACCTTCTTGCAGAAATCGACAGAAATTTTCTCCTATGTGGAATTTGTTCAGAGCGATACAGGAATGCAAAAATCCTACCGTGTTTACATAGTTTCTGTGAGCCGTGCACGAATAAGCTAGTGAAGACAAGTGACAGCAGTATCACATGCCCAGTATGCCGTCGGTCACACGAGCTCCCAAACGGCGTCTCTTCAATTTCGTCCAATGGTTTCCTCAATGACTTAGTTGATCTCTTCGCCAAACGAGAAAGCGAGGACGGGTCCAGAAACTGTCAAGCATGTGAACAAGAAGGTGCGACGACACGCTGTATTGAATGCGCTTTTGAAATTTGTCAGTTATGTGCGTCCGCCCACACAAAATTTCCTCTGATGAAATCACATCGTCTCATGTCGCTCGACGACTACAATGCCGCACGGTGCAGTGATCTCACCTCCATTCAACCACCAGTCTACTGCTCCGCTCACAGGGAGTACCAGATTGAGTTCTTCTGCGATACATGTAAAGAAGCAATCTGTCTGAAGTGTACTGCGTTAGACCATGGGAAACCAGAACATCGCTACAGATGTGTTCAAGAGGCCGCGGGAAGTTTCATGGAGAATTTATCAGCCATaatcaacaaaatgaaagagaaagagaCTGAAACCGTTCAGAGCAAAGTTGCAGTACAACAAGTGTTAGACTCTTTGGACAGCTGTTTTCGGAAAGAGACGGATGAGGTTAGCCAGCACATCCGTCAGAAGGTCGAAGAACACACACGTGTGATACAAGAAAACGGAAACAAACTTCAGGCAGAACTGAAAGCAGAATACGAAAAACGGAAATTCAACCTCACAGCGCAATTGAAAGAACTGGACATCGCTGAAGATGACCTCAAATGTACCCGTGAATACGTAGAGACAGTTGTTGCAGTATGGGAACGCGCCACAGGTGACGTCAGCAAAGAAGGGAGTCGAGGACCAGACGGAAGAATTGCTTAA